The following are from one region of the Veillonella nakazawae genome:
- a CDS encoding OmpA family protein — translation MNKKLLALLAVAAVGVSVAGATPQTQFNKGEFQVDLGAAHSKAKTEHFNADAKWNFDGGLTYALSDKTAIQYGYHGLNDKLGGIGYSDKMHEVNLVQSLNKNFAVYGGYAHISGDDFAKANNIAQAGVIGKANLGSKVEVYGKAGVGTKKTSTWEAGLGYKVNEDLDINAGYRYINTKHADNENISFQGPVVGLSYRFGGHKTVAPVATPAPAPVYTPAPAPVVEAPVYKTPKLDYYVQSIYFDSDQDVARADQYPNLTAAVNAANQYSQDQIKLLGNADTDATPQYNVGLSERRVQYVAQYLVNNGVSADRFIGIANGDTKPVATNSTAAGKAENRRVDVYIHR, via the coding sequence ATGAACAAAAAATTATTAGCTTTATTGGCAGTTGCTGCTGTAGGCGTATCCGTAGCTGGCGCAACTCCACAAACTCAATTCAACAAAGGCGAATTCCAAGTTGATCTTGGTGCAGCTCATTCTAAAGCAAAAACTGAACATTTCAATGCTGATGCAAAATGGAACTTTGATGGTGGTTTGACATACGCTTTGTCTGACAAAACTGCTATTCAATATGGTTACCATGGTTTGAACGACAAATTGGGTGGCATTGGCTATAGCGACAAAATGCACGAAGTAAACTTGGTTCAATCCTTGAACAAAAACTTCGCTGTATATGGTGGCTATGCTCATATTTCTGGCGATGACTTCGCTAAAGCTAACAACATTGCACAAGCAGGTGTAATTGGTAAAGCTAACCTTGGCTCTAAAGTAGAAGTTTATGGTAAAGCTGGTGTAGGTACTAAGAAAACTTCCACTTGGGAAGCTGGTTTAGGCTACAAAGTGAACGAAGACTTGGATATTAACGCTGGTTACCGTTATATCAACACAAAACATGCAGATAATGAAAATATCTCCTTCCAAGGTCCTGTAGTTGGCTTGTCCTACCGTTTTGGTGGTCACAAAACAGTAGCTCCTGTAGCAACTCCAGCTCCAGCTCCTGTATACACTCCAGCTCCAGCTCCTGTAGTAGAAGCTCCTGTATACAAAACTCCTAAATTGGATTACTATGTACAATCTATCTACTTCGATTCCGACCAAGATGTAGCTCGTGCAGACCAATATCCAAACTTGACAGCTGCTGTAAACGCTGCTAACCAATACTCTCAAGATCAAATCAAATTGTTGGGTAATGCTGATACTGATGCAACTCCTCAATACAATGTTGGCTTGTCCGAACGCCGCGTACAATACGTAGCTCAATACTTAGTAAACAACGGCGTATCTGCTGATCGTTTCATCGGTATCGCTAATGGCGACACTAAACCAGTGGCAACTAACTCTACTGCAGCAGGTAAAGCTGAAAACCGTCGTGTAGACGTTTACATTCACCGCTAA
- a CDS encoding MATE family efflux transporter, translating to MLDRIQRWLSIDAMLPATERLGPVGTTKQMYGNYLKIAWPATLQGLMLQFMTAIDLAMVGALGASALASVGIMGQPEMVMLIFCRALSIAVTAIIARRHGESEVDGMNAVLKQSILLNFLIYAPLLAICFFNLEHILRFTGAEDGYIETAVWYGRFVVISLIFQSFSQIVGAALIGYGNTKVIFKSNVVGNILNTIMNFFLIYGIGFFPELGVMGAGVSTMISSAVIALLLLRTISQHTTTGLTLRHPSKWKFERTVLHTMFHVGGSSLGEQFFERFGMYTYTMIVASLGAVPLAAHYVCMNLMDIFYYFAMGLGFAGASHTGQSLGHKRPDIANLYGKIGARIGFVVGLVSALIFIGPGDLLVQLYTRESEVVTLAGALMGLMAIAAFPQALQQVYSGVLKGAGDTYYIMKYSLVSVAIIRPIITYLLCITFGLGLLGAWLSLCFDQSLRLCCSYFRFVRGTWQHKIV from the coding sequence ATGTTAGACCGCATACAACGATGGTTGTCCATTGATGCTATGTTGCCCGCTACAGAACGATTAGGTCCTGTAGGTACAACAAAGCAGATGTATGGCAATTATTTGAAAATAGCTTGGCCTGCTACATTACAAGGTTTGATGCTACAGTTTATGACAGCTATTGATTTAGCCATGGTAGGGGCCCTCGGTGCCTCCGCACTTGCCTCAGTTGGTATTATGGGGCAGCCAGAGATGGTGATGCTTATATTCTGTCGTGCCCTGTCGATTGCGGTAACGGCTATTATAGCTCGCCGACACGGTGAAAGTGAAGTTGATGGTATGAATGCTGTTCTTAAGCAGTCCATACTATTGAATTTCTTGATTTATGCACCTTTATTGGCAATATGTTTCTTTAATTTAGAGCATATCTTACGCTTTACAGGTGCTGAAGACGGTTATATAGAAACGGCTGTCTGGTATGGTCGTTTTGTTGTCATTAGTCTAATATTTCAATCCTTTAGTCAAATTGTAGGGGCCGCCCTTATTGGGTATGGCAATACTAAGGTTATTTTTAAGTCCAATGTAGTAGGTAATATTTTAAATACTATAATGAACTTCTTCTTGATTTATGGTATTGGATTCTTTCCTGAACTCGGTGTCATGGGCGCCGGTGTTTCGACAATGATTAGTAGTGCCGTTATTGCTCTATTATTACTGCGTACGATTTCACAACATACTACTACAGGATTAACCTTGCGACATCCTTCAAAGTGGAAGTTTGAACGAACCGTTTTGCATACTATGTTCCACGTAGGCGGTAGCTCATTAGGGGAACAGTTTTTTGAACGATTTGGTATGTATACGTACACAATGATCGTTGCATCCTTAGGGGCGGTACCATTAGCAGCACACTATGTGTGTATGAATTTGATGGATATATTCTATTACTTTGCTATGGGACTTGGCTTTGCAGGGGCATCTCATACGGGACAGAGTCTTGGTCATAAACGACCAGATATTGCGAATTTGTATGGTAAAATTGGGGCTCGTATTGGTTTCGTAGTAGGTCTCGTAAGTGCACTCATATTTATTGGTCCTGGTGATTTATTGGTACAGTTATATACACGTGAAAGTGAAGTCGTTACGTTAGCTGGTGCCTTAATGGGGCTTATGGCCATTGCGGCCTTTCCTCAAGCTTTACAGCAAGTATATTCCGGTGTACTAAAAGGAGCGGGGGATACATATTATATTATGAAATATTCCCTTGTTAGTGTAGCTATTATACGACCTATTATTACGTATCTATTGTGTATTACATTTGGCTTAGGCCTTTTAGGCGCATGGTTATCGTTGTGCTTCGATCAGTCTTTACGATTATGTTGTTCCTATTTCCGATTTGTTCGAGGTACATGGCAGCATAAAATTGTTTAA
- a CDS encoding ESPR-type extended signal peptide-containing protein, which produces MNKIFKVIWSKSKQCYVVVSEMAKNKTGKKKIVVASILAALAMQVGVVADVTAADRPTGTIEGGTKMYSNLTNGLAIGNESQSNSNQSIAIGYRAIANSQYADPAQPAVAIGAGAHATGRGGVSLGLIANSSVRGTAIGSATQATGFGAFAGGTYAQATNAGDVAIGGASSDQFNNYAVASGGYSVAIGTAAKADGGAGVSIGYKTNAKTSNSLAVGSESQATGEGAVAVGRKNTSTGASSTVLGILSTASATSATAVGMQTTATGENSLAVGHLSSAIGKNGVAVGTNRTTAALGGVAVGQAAKSNKFNSVAMGMNVTADGDNSVALGGSASANSDGTIAIGSYGSTPTKATGNKALAIGAATTANGLESIAIGSRVNSTSQHSIAIGTGANASAVKSVAIGPDSRATVDGGVALGRDSVANVIGGITNKGYNPNTNRTDNYSGLTGNVLTSTTGAVSIGNGTTVTRQLTGLAAGTRDTDAVNVAQLKSVNLAFSGNVNTGNVNIANSTLGLKGDNTYITTAASGQNLTISGKTQNIDVTNGQASANATGMADSKNVADAINKAISANAYHWKLAAENTSTAPEVINKSDTVIFGGDNNITVTRSGKKITTSLNKAITVDTVKANKTVTVSSGGNQITLDGTNGSVKGRNFTGDSFKAGDNVLSNTTLQIGPTTGSNNVTITRDGLTAKTATKTVKFGTDGISAGGQQITNVSSGGNIGTNAANITDVKNAVDAVTLKLDTNSKTGSVKLSESPLKVIGANGIRTDLLGTNNGSLVVGLDKNTVNATTKGIGLTGDTGTTGLKYLKDGDATFKVAGDGDLVTTKASATGVQVAVDAAKVKDLAVDAVTVSKANTADNPITITPTAGTNTKDYAIGIDTIKLANQTQLTYKANGANANKVSLANGLNFTDGTFTKATVGTNGTVTISTATETITNDADGKAKVNSPTDGLATAKNVADSINKAVDGLSQNLTVSDGTTDGAVNLKNQKLTVSGTNGVTTTVNGQTVTVGLDTTTKTKVDDASTAIARNISLGADSGTASSQSLKDGDVAFNVKAATGDLVSTKMNGNTVEISTKRAAITSDANTGAASVTGDDGLATSKNVADAINKAADAAKAGAAWNLTTNSSTTDKTTVQGGDTVDLINGDNILITQDGTDKKKITVATKKDLTVDSITAGNTVMNTSGLTNGTTAITGTGITTDKVTVGGISIDKTDGINGGNKTITNVASGGTTDTNAANIGDVKQAVANLSQNLNITDGTNNGTIDLKNQKLNVAGTNGVTATVNNQTITVGLDTDTKTKVDNSSVAVARNISLGADSGTASSQSLKDGDVAFNVKGATGDFISTKMNGDTVEVSTKRSTINSDAAGTASVTGDDGLATAKNVADAINKAASQAKDGAAWKLSANGDTPTTVAGGDTVDFTGDNNITVTQTGKNIATTLNKDLKKLNSISLENGVGETIKFDAINASGKFGDPAVGNYTQIDRDGIRINNGIDVNQLNTANTYLDVGTLSLQAGPNSSSLDSKNLIFNDEDGNFAQGSAQGMAFQSAAGKMVQFSLDEINAGGNKIQEVAEGTADTDAVNVKQLKDTVASQTLTYRANSAADTDAKSVKLSKGLDFVDGTMTKATVDNDGKVTFDINDDTKTKINDATAAVSRKVSLGADSGTTSSQSLKDGDVAFNVKGATGDFISTKMNGDTVEVSTKRATIDSNATTGAASVTGDDGLATAKNVADAINKAAKASTDAINLKFAGDTNTSAGVVNLKDDTFGIKGDGKYVTTDADGKNLTVKVSEAEVKKSAVSAVTVSTDTTDADNPLTVTGTPSADGTTKDYKVTIDGTKVAAKTKLSYKANDGTAKQVSLADGLNFKDGTLTTATIDDAGVVKYDVKTAAITAGTDGTITGPSTDGVATAKNVADAINAAKKASKTEITANDDEAANATTGNVKLTSTTAADGHTIYNVKLNDTLTFGTGANAIVIDGTAGKATIGSAAIDGVNNTITTGGNKAVTLDGTTGTITGKAANIGGVTVDGTNNHVTGLANTTWDGNAVSGRAATEDQLKVVADAAANQTWQITADKDATTSGKQTGTKSDAKVGKDAKVTMIAGENITINQNGRDFTYSLNKDLVNMNSARFNGTGNNTTVINGDSITQTAGTQTNTSTAAGNTVADGTKSTATTADGTKITDGTKTNTSTADSTVIDDGNGNNTALTKDGVTITAAGKDPVSLTKDGLNNGGNKISNIADGTDDTDAVNVRQLESKSKASKTELTANGGESAGSTTGNIVLTKTTAADGHIIYDNKLNDKVTLGTDPSKAVTVDGTTGTIKAGKDGNAVAINGTDGTIKAGDGANAVAIDGKNGSVKAGDKIALDGKDGKATIGTVGIDGKDGIITTGGNNPVAVNGKDGVVTGLTNKTWDPNNIASGRAATEDQVKSAVENAGWNATIGTEGSGINSTPTATAEKVKTDETVTFKAGNNMMVSQVGKTISYAVNPELKDMKSATFKDAAGNTTVTDGNGITITPGSANPNNPNAGTISLTKDGLNNGNNQLKGIAPGTDDTDAVNVSQLKASNARIGDAIGQVAGEVQRVGAHAAAMAALKPIQYDPLEPTQVMAGVGNYRGETAAALGLAHYTNEDTMFNVGVSLGANRNMVNAGVTHKFGSSPEKKNIPDRYKAGPISSVYVMQDEVSSLKKENSEQKTVIADQAARLNTLEAENERQRQELAETKQGLEDLRAAVSQLLASKG; this is translated from the coding sequence ATGAATAAAATATTTAAAGTAATTTGGTCTAAGTCCAAACAGTGCTATGTTGTAGTATCTGAAATGGCAAAAAATAAAACAGGGAAAAAGAAAATTGTAGTAGCAAGTATCTTAGCTGCCTTGGCAATGCAAGTTGGTGTAGTTGCAGATGTAACTGCAGCAGATAGACCGACTGGAACTATTGAGGGCGGTACTAAAATGTATTCAAACTTAACTAATGGTCTTGCTATCGGTAATGAATCCCAGTCCAACAGTAATCAATCTATTGCTATCGGTTACAGAGCAATAGCTAATTCACAATATGCTGATCCAGCTCAACCAGCTGTAGCTATTGGTGCTGGTGCTCATGCGACTGGCAGAGGTGGTGTATCCTTAGGCCTAATCGCGAATTCTAGTGTTCGTGGTACTGCTATTGGTAGTGCTACTCAGGCGACTGGCTTTGGCGCTTTTGCAGGTGGTACATATGCACAAGCAACTAATGCTGGCGATGTTGCTATTGGTGGCGCATCATCCGATCAATTTAATAATTATGCTGTTGCTTCTGGTGGGTATAGCGTAGCTATTGGTACTGCTGCTAAGGCAGATGGGGGTGCAGGTGTAAGTATTGGTTATAAGACAAATGCTAAAACATCTAATTCTCTAGCTGTTGGTTCTGAATCTCAAGCTACCGGTGAAGGTGCGGTAGCAGTAGGCAGAAAGAATACGTCTACAGGCGCGTCTTCAACAGTTTTAGGTATTTTATCTACAGCTAGTGCTACATCGGCTACTGCTGTTGGTATGCAAACTACTGCTACGGGAGAAAATTCCCTTGCGGTAGGTCATCTATCATCTGCAATAGGTAAAAATGGTGTTGCTGTAGGTACTAATAGAACTACGGCTGCGTTAGGCGGTGTTGCAGTTGGTCAAGCGGCTAAGTCTAATAAATTTAATAGTGTTGCTATGGGGATGAATGTAACGGCTGATGGTGATAATTCTGTAGCGTTAGGTGGTAGTGCTTCAGCAAATAGTGATGGAACTATTGCCATTGGTTCTTATGGATCTACTCCAACGAAAGCTACAGGCAATAAAGCTCTTGCAATCGGCGCTGCTACGACAGCTAATGGTTTAGAATCAATTGCCATAGGTAGTCGCGTTAACTCCACATCTCAACATTCTATTGCTATTGGTACTGGAGCTAATGCAAGTGCAGTTAAATCTGTTGCTATTGGTCCTGATTCTAGAGCTACCGTTGATGGTGGTGTTGCTTTAGGTCGAGATTCAGTTGCTAATGTAATAGGTGGTATTACTAATAAAGGTTATAATCCTAATACAAACCGTACAGATAATTATTCTGGTTTAACTGGCAATGTACTTACTAGTACAACTGGTGCCGTTTCTATTGGTAATGGTACTACTGTAACACGTCAACTTACAGGTCTTGCAGCGGGCACAAGAGATACAGATGCAGTTAACGTAGCCCAATTAAAGAGTGTTAACCTTGCATTCTCTGGTAATGTAAATACGGGCAATGTGAATATCGCAAATAGTACATTAGGACTTAAGGGCGATAATACATATATTACAACAGCTGCCAGCGGTCAAAACCTTACAATTTCTGGCAAAACACAAAATATTGATGTCACAAATGGTCAAGCTTCTGCAAATGCTACAGGCATGGCTGATTCTAAAAATGTAGCAGATGCTATCAATAAAGCTATTTCTGCCAATGCATATCATTGGAAATTAGCTGCTGAGAATACTTCTACAGCGCCTGAAGTAATCAATAAATCAGATACTGTAATCTTTGGTGGGGACAACAATATTACAGTAACGCGTAGTGGCAAAAAAATTACTACTTCTTTGAATAAGGCGATTACTGTAGATACTGTGAAAGCTAATAAAACCGTTACTGTTTCTTCTGGTGGTAACCAAATTACTCTAGATGGTACAAATGGTTCTGTAAAAGGTAGAAACTTTACTGGCGATTCATTTAAAGCCGGCGATAATGTATTGAGTAATACAACGCTTCAAATTGGTCCGACTACTGGTAGTAATAATGTGACCATAACTCGTGATGGTTTAACTGCAAAAACTGCTACGAAAACTGTTAAGTTTGGTACCGATGGTATTAGTGCAGGGGGACAGCAAATTACCAACGTTTCTAGCGGTGGTAATATAGGTACTAATGCAGCTAATATTACAGATGTAAAGAATGCTGTAGATGCTGTTACATTAAAACTAGATACAAATTCTAAAACTGGCAGTGTTAAGCTTAGTGAAAGTCCACTTAAAGTAATCGGTGCTAATGGTATTAGAACTGATTTATTGGGTACGAATAATGGTAGTCTTGTTGTTGGTCTAGACAAGAATACGGTAAATGCTACGACTAAAGGTATTGGTTTAACCGGTGATACAGGAACTACAGGTCTTAAGTATCTTAAAGATGGTGACGCAACCTTTAAAGTGGCTGGTGATGGCGATCTAGTTACTACTAAGGCTTCTGCTACAGGTGTACAAGTAGCTGTTGATGCAGCAAAAGTAAAAGACTTAGCTGTAGACGCAGTAACTGTTAGCAAGGCTAATACGGCAGATAATCCTATTACAATTACACCAACAGCAGGTACAAATACTAAGGACTATGCTATTGGTATCGATACTATAAAATTAGCTAATCAAACACAATTGACATACAAAGCTAATGGTGCCAATGCAAATAAAGTATCCTTGGCGAATGGATTAAACTTTACAGATGGTACTTTTACAAAAGCTACGGTAGGTACAAATGGTACTGTAACTATTTCTACTGCCACTGAAACTATTACTAATGACGCTGATGGTAAAGCTAAAGTAAATAGCCCTACAGATGGGTTAGCGACTGCTAAAAATGTAGCAGATTCTATCAATAAAGCAGTAGATGGTTTATCTCAAAACCTTACTGTTTCTGATGGCACTACAGATGGTGCTGTTAACCTTAAAAATCAAAAGCTTACTGTTTCCGGTACTAATGGTGTAACTACAACTGTAAATGGCCAAACTGTTACAGTAGGTCTTGATACAACTACAAAAACTAAAGTAGATGATGCTTCTACAGCAATAGCTCGTAATATCTCTCTTGGTGCAGATAGCGGCACAGCATCTAGCCAATCCTTAAAAGATGGTGATGTGGCATTCAATGTAAAAGCTGCGACAGGTGACTTAGTATCTACGAAGATGAATGGCAACACTGTTGAAATTTCCACTAAGCGTGCAGCTATTACTAGCGATGCCAATACAGGTGCAGCATCTGTAACAGGTGATGATGGCTTAGCAACATCTAAAAATGTAGCCGATGCTATCAATAAAGCAGCTGATGCAGCTAAAGCTGGTGCGGCATGGAATCTTACAACAAATTCCAGCACAACTGATAAAACAACTGTACAAGGTGGGGACACAGTAGATCTTATTAATGGCGATAATATTTTAATCACTCAAGATGGTACAGATAAAAAGAAAATTACTGTAGCCACAAAGAAAGATCTTACAGTAGATTCTATTACTGCTGGTAACACAGTAATGAATACATCTGGTTTAACAAATGGTACGACTGCAATTACAGGTACTGGTATCACAACAGATAAAGTAACTGTAGGCGGTATCTCTATTGATAAAACTGATGGTATCAACGGAGGTAACAAAACAATTACTAATGTTGCTAGTGGCGGTACAACTGATACTAATGCAGCAAATATTGGTGATGTTAAGCAAGCTGTTGCTAACTTGTCTCAAAATTTAAATATTACAGATGGCACTAATAACGGTACTATTGATCTTAAAAACCAAAAACTTAATGTGGCTGGTACAAATGGTGTGACAGCGACTGTAAATAATCAAACGATTACTGTTGGTTTAGATACAGATACTAAAACTAAAGTAGATAACTCTTCCGTTGCAGTTGCTCGTAATATTTCTCTTGGTGCAGATAGTGGTACAGCATCTAGTCAATCCTTAAAAGATGGTGATGTAGCATTCAATGTGAAAGGTGCCACTGGTGATTTCATTTCTACGAAGATGAATGGCGACACTGTAGAAGTTTCTACAAAACGTTCCACTATCAACAGCGATGCTGCAGGCACTGCTTCTGTTACAGGTGATGATGGCTTAGCAACTGCTAAGAACGTGGCCGATGCTATTAACAAAGCGGCTAGCCAAGCTAAAGATGGTGCAGCATGGAAACTATCTGCTAATGGTGATACACCGACTACTGTAGCCGGTGGTGATACTGTAGACTTTACTGGTGATAATAATATTACAGTTACACAAACTGGCAAAAATATCGCTACCACATTAAATAAAGATCTTAAGAAATTAAACTCTATTTCTCTTGAAAATGGTGTGGGTGAGACAATCAAGTTTGATGCAATTAATGCTAGCGGTAAGTTTGGTGATCCAGCTGTAGGTAATTATACACAAATTGACCGTGATGGTATTAGAATCAATAATGGTATTGATGTAAATCAACTGAATACAGCAAATACTTATTTAGACGTTGGTACTTTATCTTTACAAGCCGGACCTAATAGCAGCTCTCTTGATTCTAAAAATCTCATATTTAATGATGAAGATGGGAATTTTGCTCAAGGTAGTGCTCAAGGCATGGCATTCCAAAGTGCAGCAGGTAAAATGGTTCAGTTTAGTCTTGATGAAATCAATGCTGGTGGCAATAAGATTCAAGAGGTTGCTGAAGGTACAGCTGATACTGATGCGGTAAACGTAAAACAGTTGAAAGATACTGTAGCAAGCCAAACGTTAACATATCGCGCTAATAGCGCAGCTGATACAGATGCTAAGTCCGTTAAATTATCTAAAGGCTTAGACTTTGTAGATGGTACAATGACAAAAGCTACTGTAGATAATGATGGTAAGGTAACATTTGATATTAACGATGATACTAAGACCAAGATCAATGATGCTACAGCGGCTGTGAGCCGTAAAGTGTCCCTTGGTGCAGATAGTGGCACAACCTCTAGCCAATCTTTAAAAGATGGTGATGTAGCATTCAATGTAAAAGGTGCTACTGGTGATTTCATTTCTACGAAGATGAATGGTGATACTGTAGAGGTGTCTACAAAACGTGCTACTATCGATAGCAATGCCACTACAGGTGCAGCATCTGTCACAGGTGATGATGGCTTAGCAACAGCTAAAAATGTAGCAGATGCTATCAACAAGGCTGCAAAAGCAAGCACTGATGCAATCAATTTAAAATTTGCTGGCGATACTAATACATCTGCCGGTGTAGTAAATCTTAAAGATGATACATTTGGTATCAAAGGTGACGGTAAATACGTAACAACTGATGCAGATGGTAAAAACTTAACTGTAAAAGTATCCGAAGCAGAGGTTAAGAAATCTGCTGTAAGTGCAGTTACAGTAAGTACTGATACAACTGATGCGGATAATCCGTTGACTGTTACAGGTACTCCAAGTGCAGATGGTACAACTAAGGATTACAAGGTAACTATTGACGGTACTAAAGTTGCTGCGAAGACTAAATTGTCTTATAAAGCAAATGATGGTACAGCTAAACAAGTATCCTTGGCTGATGGCTTGAACTTTAAAGATGGCACGTTAACAACTGCTACTATCGATGATGCAGGCGTTGTTAAATATGATGTAAAAACAGCGGCTATTACAGCTGGTACAGATGGCACTATTACAGGCCCGTCTACTGATGGTGTGGCAACAGCTAAGAATGTAGCAGATGCTATTAATGCCGCTAAAAAAGCATCCAAAACAGAAATTACTGCTAATGATGATGAAGCGGCTAACGCAACAACTGGTAATGTAAAATTAACGTCTACAACTGCTGCGGATGGTCATACAATTTACAATGTAAAACTTAATGATACATTGACATTTGGTACTGGTGCTAATGCCATTGTTATTGATGGTACTGCTGGTAAGGCTACTATTGGTAGTGCAGCTATCGATGGTGTAAATAATACAATTACAACAGGTGGTAATAAGGCGGTAACGTTAGATGGCACTACTGGTACTATTACAGGTAAAGCTGCTAATATTGGTGGCGTCACAGTAGATGGTACAAATAACCATGTAACAGGTCTTGCTAATACGACTTGGGATGGCAATGCTGTATCTGGCCGTGCTGCTACTGAGGATCAATTGAAAGTAGTAGCTGATGCTGCAGCTAACCAAACATGGCAAATTACAGCCGATAAGGATGCTACTACATCTGGTAAACAAACTGGTACTAAATCAGATGCCAAAGTAGGTAAAGACGCAAAGGTTACTATGATTGCTGGTGAAAATATCACAATCAACCAAAATGGGCGTGACTTCACATATTCCTTGAATAAAGACCTTGTGAACATGAACTCTGCAAGATTCAATGGTACCGGTAATAACACAACGGTTATCAATGGTGATTCTATTACACAAACTGCGGGTACTCAAACCAATACATCTACTGCAGCTGGTAATACAGTAGCAGATGGTACTAAGTCTACAGCAACAACTGCAGATGGTACTAAGATTACGGATGGTACAAAAACAAATACTTCTACAGCAGATAGTACAGTTATCGATGATGGCAATGGTAATAATACAGCTCTTACTAAAGATGGTGTAACTATTACTGCAGCTGGTAAGGATCCAGTATCCTTAACTAAAGATGGTCTCAATAATGGTGGCAATAAGATTTCTAATATTGCAGATGGTACAGATGATACCGATGCTGTCAATGTACGTCAATTAGAGTCTAAGTCTAAGGCATCTAAAACAGAATTGACTGCTAATGGTGGTGAAAGTGCTGGTAGTACTACAGGCAATATTGTATTGACTAAAACTACTGCCGCTGATGGACATATCATTTACGATAACAAGTTGAATGATAAGGTTACATTGGGTACAGATCCAAGTAAGGCTGTTACTGTAGATGGTACAACTGGTACTATTAAAGCCGGTAAAGATGGTAATGCTGTAGCAATTAATGGCACAGATGGTACTATTAAAGCTGGTGATGGTGCTAATGCGGTTGCTATCGATGGCAAAAATGGTTCTGTAAAAGCTGGCGATAAGATTGCTCTTGATGGTAAGGATGGCAAGGCTACAATTGGTACTGTAGGCATCGATGGTAAAGATGGCATTATTACTACAGGTGGTAATAATCCTGTTGCAGTAAATGGCAAAGATGGTGTTGTTACAGGATTAACTAACAAAACTTGGGATCCAAATAATATTGCATCTGGCCGTGCTGCTACGGAAGATCAAGTTAAATCCGCCGTTGAAAATGCTGGATGGAATGCAACTATTGGTACAGAAGGCTCTGGTATTAACAGCACACCAACTGCAACAGCTGAAAAAGTAAAAACTGATGAAACAGTTACTTTCAAAGCGGGCAATAATATGATGGTTAGCCAAGTAGGTAAAACAATTAGTTATGCAGTAAACCCTGAACTGAAGGATATGAAGTCTGCTACATTTAAAGATGCAGCAGGTAACACAACTGTTACAGATGGTAATGGCATAACAATTACACCAGGCAGTGCAAATCCTAATAATCCAAATGCAGGTACTATTTCCTTGACTAAGGATGGCCTTAATAATGGTAATAACCAACTTAAAGGTATTGCACCTGGTACAGATGATACTGATGCAGTTAATGTTAGTCAGTTGAAAGCATCTAATGCTAGAATCGGCGATGCTATTGGTCAAGTAGCAGGTGAGGTACAACGCGTAGGTGCGCATGCAGCAGCAATGGCAGCGTTGAAACCAATTCAATATGACCCATTGGAACCAACTCAAGTGATGGCTGGTGTTGGTAACTATCGCGGTGAAACAGCAGCGGCCTTAGGTCTTGCACATTATACAAATGAAGATACAATGTTCAACGTTGGTGTATCTCTTGGTGCAAACCGCAACATGGTCAATGCAGGTGTAACTCACAAATTTGGCTCTAGCCCAGAAAAGAAAAATATTCCTGATCGTTACAAAGCAGGCCCTATTAGCTCTGTGTATGTAATGCAAGATGAAGTATCTAGTCTCAAAAAAGAAAATAGTGAACAAAAAACTGTTATCGCAGATCAAGCGGCTCGTCTCAATACGTTGGAAGCTGAAAATGAGCGTCAACGTCAAGAACTAGCTGAAACTAAACAAGGCTTAGAAGACTTGCGTGCAGCAGTTAGTCAATTATTGGCATCCAAAGGTTGA